One Microplitis demolitor isolate Queensland-Clemson2020A chromosome 2, iyMicDemo2.1a, whole genome shotgun sequence DNA segment encodes these proteins:
- the LOC103572127 gene encoding tectonin beta-propeller repeat-containing protein isoform X2, whose product MTLVMGWTYAVDFPATFSTKKQWKSCVRRRKWVRYRRYSAMNSWCAIAPLHKDPTKEPFIDVAIGGTQIPGGSIGSLVVWAVTAHGRVMFRVGVSSTSPEGQRWSAIKLSNGQEVSQVSVGVTGLGWAVLTDGKALVRTGVTRENPMGEDWSQVEPPQKDLRLIQVSVGCDAVWAVTNDGSVWFRKGIKGDMSGMCEQLATGTGWVEMGSKMGSVSVAPNDQVWAIGYEDRCLYYRAGITRSELTGKKWRSLTAPLQLSRASSSASLSSNNRHSMCGTPQQQRHQSWSSLNRPQSTGESTALIRDWEEQSRSAPTPTSLKLWQKNEASGSNGGISQQTSFQEMFNADEKTRSAGSVNSDADSAANITISNESLSHSGESTVVSGKGMSSTVKVNPAAWSPVHSVGSMVGVEAHPETDGSVFDPDWTGESGVYGEDESTAAIYWAECDVLWCKVEAGACFVDCTNPPKWIADNFASNHGETAEPWRIHILEELKNRMKDVNFDMSTCEKAIERSSWVKNGDAKCKLKGSNNYEDCVIELEWISSDGGSLDFGTLTVLNADGATTVMQFPVTEIVCVVCCSEPGSPRLAIHTPRLPKSKVLRLQFASDTELEDWISHITSVTCKTNNVYGRPGPNSIWSTTALGDVFVYDPVVAEANQLIDDTYSQELDISSKELPFESILHNGFSPGHALHISVCVHDDADRLAFNLVCHMATAMKYKAANDSHDIAFHFNPRLKENLIIRNTYQNGQWDDEERAGGSPLKPGTDFSLKIICEQRGYRIFIDDKEYTFYCHRIPPDNITHLRIKGLMTLHSVIYKSPSVIIEPTSMFWRQMGGHLRKVETCTAGITWGIGYDNTAWVYTGGWGGTFLRGLGTSNADINSMTDTHNYYVYENQRWNPVTGYTSHGLPTDRYMWSDVTGRHKRTRELTKLLSMHWRWVSDWIIDFHTPGGVDRDGWQYATDFPSQYHGKKNFTDYVRRRRWFRRCLLTTSGPWKELGNTKIIDVSLYSPDNVGPDAPVEVWAVAANGEALYRRGVSESCPMGVSWEHIPSDQALTGISCGPLGQVWAVGKNGSSYWRFGITNSKPIGEVWTNVEPPSGAQLKQISVGKNVVWALDTAGRLSVRREIQPKVFPEGTHWQTLPAMPNDPIHIDLSVVAAKQGFRHVSVCRESGKVWAISGAGIVCRRIGVTSENPAGTGWTTGIGANWQHISLGGFTGGKKN is encoded by the exons ATGACGTTAGTAATG GGCTGGACTTACGCCGTTGATTTCCCAGCGACTTTTTCCACAAAGAAGCAGTGGAAGTCTTGCGTGAGAAGACGCAAGTGGGTGAGGTATCGGCGTTACAGTGCCATGAATTCCTGGTGTGCTATAGCACCTCTCCATAAAGACCCAACGAAAGAACCTTTCATAGACGTGGCCATCGGTGGCACTCAAATACCAGGTGGCAGTATCGGGAGTCTCGTCGTCTGGGCGGTAACAGCTCATGGGCGAGTGATGTTCCGTGTCGGGGTGAGTTCAACGTCCCCTGAAGGACAACGTTGGAGtgccattaaattatctaatggTCAAGAGGTATCACAAGTTAGCGTCGGAGTGACGGGATTAGGATGGGCTGTACTTACTGACGGCAAAGCTTTAGTTAGAACTGGTGTCACTCGGGAAAATCCAATGGGAGAAGATTGGAGTCAAGTAGAGCCACCGCAAAAGGATCTCCGTCTGATACAAGTCAGTGTAGGCTGCGACGCTGTCTGGGCTGTCACTAACGACGGCAGTGTGTGGTTTAGAAAAGGGATTAAGGGTGACATGAGTGGTATGTGTGAGCAATTAGCTACAGGAACCGGGTGGGTCGAAATGGGCAGTAAAATGGGCTCCGTTTCAGTGGCTCCAAATGACCAA gtCTGGGCAATCGGCTACGAGGACAGATGTTTGTATTACAGAGCTGGAATAACGCGTTCAGAATTGACAGGAAAGAAATGGAGATCCCTGACAGCTCCTCTGCAATTAAGCAGAGCAAGTAGTAGTGCTAGTTTGTCATCAAACAATCGCCACAGCATGTGCGGAACTCCGCAGCAGCAGCGTCATCAAAGTTGGAGTTCTCTGAACAGACCTCAGAGCACTGGGGAAAGCACTGCTCTGATCCGCGACTGGGAAGAACAGTCCAGATCAGCGCCGACTCCCACGTCTTTGAAACTGTGGCAGAAGAATGAAGCGAGTGGATCGAATGGAGGAATCTCTCAGCAAACTTCCTTCCAGGAGATGTTCAATGCCGATGAAAAAACCCGATCCGCTGGTTCAGTTAATTCAGATGCTGATTCCGCGGCGAATATAACCATTTCTAACGAGTCTCTTTCGCACAGCGGAGAGTCGACAGTAGTTTCAGGCAAGGGAATGAGCAGTACTGTCAAAGTCAACCCAGCGGCTTGGAGTCCTGTGCACTCTGTTGGCTCTATGGTCGGTGTTGAAGCGCACCCGGAAACTGACGGCAGTGTTTTCGACCCCGACTGGACCGGAGAGTCTGGAGTTTATGGTGAAGACGAAAGCacggctgctatttattgggCAGAGTGCGATGTCCTCTGGTGTAAAGTTGAAGCTGGTGCTTGCTTTGTTGATTGTACTAACCCTCCTAAGTG GATTGCTGATAACTTCGCTTCGAATCACGGAGAGACTGCTGAGCCCTGGAGGATTCATATCcttgaagaattaaaaaatagaatgaaGGATGTCAATTTTGACATGTCGACTTGCGAAAAAGCCATTGAGAG ATCATCTTGGGTTAAAAATGGAGATGcgaaatgtaaattaaaaggAAGCAATAATTATGAGGACTGTGTGATAGAACTCGAGTGGATAAGTAGCGACGGCGGTTCACTAGACTTTGGCACACTGACAGTATTGAATGCTGACGGCGCGACGACGGTAATGCAGTTTCCAGTGACGGAAATAGTGTGTGTAGTTTGCTGCAGCGAACCAGGGAGTCCAAGACTGGCAATTCACACCCCGCGGTTACCAAAATCCAAAGTACTTAGACTCCAGTTTGCCAGCGACACTGAGCTAGAAGACTGGATAAGTCACATAACGTCTGTTACGTGTAAGACAAATAACGTCTACGGGCGACCGGGTCCCAACTCCATCTGGTCAACGACTGCTCTAGGCGACGTGTTTGTCTACGACCCAGTTGTCGCAGAAGCGAATCAACTGATCGACGATACCTACTCCCAGGAGCTTGATATCTCCAGCAAAGAGTTGCCGTTTGAAAGTATTCTGCACAACGGGTTCAGTCCAGGTCATGCATTGCACATATCAGTGTGCGTCCACGATGACGCCGACAGACTGGCCTTCAATCTTGTCTGCCATATGGCGACGGCGATGAAGTACAAGGCCGCCAATGATTCTCATGACATAGCATTCCACTTCAACCCGcgtttgaaagaaaatttgattataagGAACACGTACCAAAACGGACAGTGGGACGATGAAGAAAGAGCAGGCGGAAGTCCACTGAAACCTGGTACTgatttttcacttaaaataaTCTGCGAGCAAAGAGGCTACCGGATATTTATTGATGACAAGGAATACACATTTTACTGTCACCGAATACCACCAGACAACATCACCCACTTGAGGATAAAAGGACTCATGACTCTGCAttcagtaatttataaatcgcCTTCGGTGATAATCGAACCGACGTCAATGTTCTGGAGACAAATGGGCGGTCATCTGAGAAAAGTCGAAACCTGCACCGCTGGAATAACCTGGGGGATTGGTTACGACAACACTGCCTGGGTATACACCGGGGGTTGGGGTGGAACTTTTCTCCGAGGACTTGGCACCAGCAATGCTGACATCAATTCAATGACAGACACCCATAATTATTACGTATATGAAAACCAACGATGGAACCCAGTAACCGGTTATACCTCGCATGGTTTACCAACAGACAGGTATATGTGGAGCGACGTTACTGGTCGCCATAAACGAACGAGAGAACTCACTAAATTGCTGTCCATGCACTGGAGATGGGTGTCCGATTGGATAATTGACTTCCACACACCCGGGGGCGTTGATCGCGACGGCTGGCAGTACGCGACAGACTTCCCGTCGCAGTaccatgggaaaaaaaattttactgactaCGTCAGGCGACGAAGATGGTTCAGAAGGTGCTTGTTAACTACCAGTGGACCTTGGAAAGAACTTGGGAACACCAAAATTATTGACGTGTCTTTGTATTCACCGGATAACGTTGGACCCGATGCTCCAGTTGAAGTCTGGGCAGTTGCCGCCAATGGTGAAGCTCTCTACCGCCGTGGAGTCTCTGAGTCTTGTCCCATGGGAGTGTCTTGGGAACACATACCCAGTGATCAAGCTCTCACTGGAATATCTTGCGGTCCTCTGGGCCAAGTCTGGGCCGTTGGTAAAAATGGATCTTCTTACTGGAGGTTCGGAATCACGAACTCAAAGCCAATTGGCGAAGTCTGGACCAACGTTGAACCCCCATCCGGAGCTCAATTGAAGCAAATCTCCGTTGGAAAAAATGTCGTCTGGGCTCTAGACACCGCGGGGAGACTTTCAGTTCGTCGTGAAATTCAGCCGAAAGTTTTCCCTGAAGGAACTCACTGGCAAACGTTGCCCGCGATGCCAAATGACCCGATTCACATCGACCTTTCTGTCGTCGCTGCCAAACAAGGATTCCGTCACGTGTCTGTTTGTCGAGAGTCCGGCAAAGTCTGGGCTATTTCAGGCGCTGGTATCGTCTGCCGTAGGATTGGAGTCACCAGTGAAAATCCGGCAGGAACTGGATGGACAACAGGCATTGGG GCCAATTGGCAGCACATAAGTCTCGGAGGTTTTACAGGcggtaagaaaaattaa
- the LOC103572127 gene encoding tectonin beta-propeller repeat-containing protein isoform X1 gives MPSTYLYAINNEGRVFGLSTSGHMWREFTYLGLEFKRLSAVPHFMWAIGGDRQVYVHVHGLDIPIRIKEETYENERWLPLEGFSGRLLPTDRYNFSNADGSVDRSRDKVKLPSMAWQWEGDWNIETTLDGQPLDHDGWTYAVDFPATFSTKKQWKSCVRRRKWVRYRRYSAMNSWCAIAPLHKDPTKEPFIDVAIGGTQIPGGSIGSLVVWAVTAHGRVMFRVGVSSTSPEGQRWSAIKLSNGQEVSQVSVGVTGLGWAVLTDGKALVRTGVTRENPMGEDWSQVEPPQKDLRLIQVSVGCDAVWAVTNDGSVWFRKGIKGDMSGMCEQLATGTGWVEMGSKMGSVSVAPNDQVWAIGYEDRCLYYRAGITRSELTGKKWRSLTAPLQLSRASSSASLSSNNRHSMCGTPQQQRHQSWSSLNRPQSTGESTALIRDWEEQSRSAPTPTSLKLWQKNEASGSNGGISQQTSFQEMFNADEKTRSAGSVNSDADSAANITISNESLSHSGESTVVSGKGMSSTVKVNPAAWSPVHSVGSMVGVEAHPETDGSVFDPDWTGESGVYGEDESTAAIYWAECDVLWCKVEAGACFVDCTNPPKWIADNFASNHGETAEPWRIHILEELKNRMKDVNFDMSTCEKAIERSSWVKNGDAKCKLKGSNNYEDCVIELEWISSDGGSLDFGTLTVLNADGATTVMQFPVTEIVCVVCCSEPGSPRLAIHTPRLPKSKVLRLQFASDTELEDWISHITSVTCKTNNVYGRPGPNSIWSTTALGDVFVYDPVVAEANQLIDDTYSQELDISSKELPFESILHNGFSPGHALHISVCVHDDADRLAFNLVCHMATAMKYKAANDSHDIAFHFNPRLKENLIIRNTYQNGQWDDEERAGGSPLKPGTDFSLKIICEQRGYRIFIDDKEYTFYCHRIPPDNITHLRIKGLMTLHSVIYKSPSVIIEPTSMFWRQMGGHLRKVETCTAGITWGIGYDNTAWVYTGGWGGTFLRGLGTSNADINSMTDTHNYYVYENQRWNPVTGYTSHGLPTDRYMWSDVTGRHKRTRELTKLLSMHWRWVSDWIIDFHTPGGVDRDGWQYATDFPSQYHGKKNFTDYVRRRRWFRRCLLTTSGPWKELGNTKIIDVSLYSPDNVGPDAPVEVWAVAANGEALYRRGVSESCPMGVSWEHIPSDQALTGISCGPLGQVWAVGKNGSSYWRFGITNSKPIGEVWTNVEPPSGAQLKQISVGKNVVWALDTAGRLSVRREIQPKVFPEGTHWQTLPAMPNDPIHIDLSVVAAKQGFRHVSVCRESGKVWAISGAGIVCRRIGVTSENPAGTGWTTGIGANWQHISLGGFTGGKKN, from the exons atgccaagTACGTATCTCTACGCAATAAATAATGAGGGCAGAGTATTTGGATTATCAACTTCCGGCCATATGTGGCGTGAATTTACATATCTTGGGTTAGAATTTAAAAGGCTGTCAGCAGTTCCGCATTTTATGTGGGCGATTGGTGGCGATCGTCAGGTTTACGTTCACGTTCATGGCTTAGACATTCCGATAAGAATAAAAGAAGAAACTTATGAGAACgag CGATGGCTCCCGCTGGAGGGTTTTAGCGGCCGATTGTTGCCAACAGACAGgtacaatttttcaaacgcTGATGGATCAGTCGACAGATCGCGTGATAAAGTAAAACTTCCATCAATGGCGTGGCAGTGGGAAGGAGACTGGAATATCGAGACTACTTTAGACGGACAGCCTCTGGATCATGAC GGCTGGACTTACGCCGTTGATTTCCCAGCGACTTTTTCCACAAAGAAGCAGTGGAAGTCTTGCGTGAGAAGACGCAAGTGGGTGAGGTATCGGCGTTACAGTGCCATGAATTCCTGGTGTGCTATAGCACCTCTCCATAAAGACCCAACGAAAGAACCTTTCATAGACGTGGCCATCGGTGGCACTCAAATACCAGGTGGCAGTATCGGGAGTCTCGTCGTCTGGGCGGTAACAGCTCATGGGCGAGTGATGTTCCGTGTCGGGGTGAGTTCAACGTCCCCTGAAGGACAACGTTGGAGtgccattaaattatctaatggTCAAGAGGTATCACAAGTTAGCGTCGGAGTGACGGGATTAGGATGGGCTGTACTTACTGACGGCAAAGCTTTAGTTAGAACTGGTGTCACTCGGGAAAATCCAATGGGAGAAGATTGGAGTCAAGTAGAGCCACCGCAAAAGGATCTCCGTCTGATACAAGTCAGTGTAGGCTGCGACGCTGTCTGGGCTGTCACTAACGACGGCAGTGTGTGGTTTAGAAAAGGGATTAAGGGTGACATGAGTGGTATGTGTGAGCAATTAGCTACAGGAACCGGGTGGGTCGAAATGGGCAGTAAAATGGGCTCCGTTTCAGTGGCTCCAAATGACCAA gtCTGGGCAATCGGCTACGAGGACAGATGTTTGTATTACAGAGCTGGAATAACGCGTTCAGAATTGACAGGAAAGAAATGGAGATCCCTGACAGCTCCTCTGCAATTAAGCAGAGCAAGTAGTAGTGCTAGTTTGTCATCAAACAATCGCCACAGCATGTGCGGAACTCCGCAGCAGCAGCGTCATCAAAGTTGGAGTTCTCTGAACAGACCTCAGAGCACTGGGGAAAGCACTGCTCTGATCCGCGACTGGGAAGAACAGTCCAGATCAGCGCCGACTCCCACGTCTTTGAAACTGTGGCAGAAGAATGAAGCGAGTGGATCGAATGGAGGAATCTCTCAGCAAACTTCCTTCCAGGAGATGTTCAATGCCGATGAAAAAACCCGATCCGCTGGTTCAGTTAATTCAGATGCTGATTCCGCGGCGAATATAACCATTTCTAACGAGTCTCTTTCGCACAGCGGAGAGTCGACAGTAGTTTCAGGCAAGGGAATGAGCAGTACTGTCAAAGTCAACCCAGCGGCTTGGAGTCCTGTGCACTCTGTTGGCTCTATGGTCGGTGTTGAAGCGCACCCGGAAACTGACGGCAGTGTTTTCGACCCCGACTGGACCGGAGAGTCTGGAGTTTATGGTGAAGACGAAAGCacggctgctatttattgggCAGAGTGCGATGTCCTCTGGTGTAAAGTTGAAGCTGGTGCTTGCTTTGTTGATTGTACTAACCCTCCTAAGTG GATTGCTGATAACTTCGCTTCGAATCACGGAGAGACTGCTGAGCCCTGGAGGATTCATATCcttgaagaattaaaaaatagaatgaaGGATGTCAATTTTGACATGTCGACTTGCGAAAAAGCCATTGAGAG ATCATCTTGGGTTAAAAATGGAGATGcgaaatgtaaattaaaaggAAGCAATAATTATGAGGACTGTGTGATAGAACTCGAGTGGATAAGTAGCGACGGCGGTTCACTAGACTTTGGCACACTGACAGTATTGAATGCTGACGGCGCGACGACGGTAATGCAGTTTCCAGTGACGGAAATAGTGTGTGTAGTTTGCTGCAGCGAACCAGGGAGTCCAAGACTGGCAATTCACACCCCGCGGTTACCAAAATCCAAAGTACTTAGACTCCAGTTTGCCAGCGACACTGAGCTAGAAGACTGGATAAGTCACATAACGTCTGTTACGTGTAAGACAAATAACGTCTACGGGCGACCGGGTCCCAACTCCATCTGGTCAACGACTGCTCTAGGCGACGTGTTTGTCTACGACCCAGTTGTCGCAGAAGCGAATCAACTGATCGACGATACCTACTCCCAGGAGCTTGATATCTCCAGCAAAGAGTTGCCGTTTGAAAGTATTCTGCACAACGGGTTCAGTCCAGGTCATGCATTGCACATATCAGTGTGCGTCCACGATGACGCCGACAGACTGGCCTTCAATCTTGTCTGCCATATGGCGACGGCGATGAAGTACAAGGCCGCCAATGATTCTCATGACATAGCATTCCACTTCAACCCGcgtttgaaagaaaatttgattataagGAACACGTACCAAAACGGACAGTGGGACGATGAAGAAAGAGCAGGCGGAAGTCCACTGAAACCTGGTACTgatttttcacttaaaataaTCTGCGAGCAAAGAGGCTACCGGATATTTATTGATGACAAGGAATACACATTTTACTGTCACCGAATACCACCAGACAACATCACCCACTTGAGGATAAAAGGACTCATGACTCTGCAttcagtaatttataaatcgcCTTCGGTGATAATCGAACCGACGTCAATGTTCTGGAGACAAATGGGCGGTCATCTGAGAAAAGTCGAAACCTGCACCGCTGGAATAACCTGGGGGATTGGTTACGACAACACTGCCTGGGTATACACCGGGGGTTGGGGTGGAACTTTTCTCCGAGGACTTGGCACCAGCAATGCTGACATCAATTCAATGACAGACACCCATAATTATTACGTATATGAAAACCAACGATGGAACCCAGTAACCGGTTATACCTCGCATGGTTTACCAACAGACAGGTATATGTGGAGCGACGTTACTGGTCGCCATAAACGAACGAGAGAACTCACTAAATTGCTGTCCATGCACTGGAGATGGGTGTCCGATTGGATAATTGACTTCCACACACCCGGGGGCGTTGATCGCGACGGCTGGCAGTACGCGACAGACTTCCCGTCGCAGTaccatgggaaaaaaaattttactgactaCGTCAGGCGACGAAGATGGTTCAGAAGGTGCTTGTTAACTACCAGTGGACCTTGGAAAGAACTTGGGAACACCAAAATTATTGACGTGTCTTTGTATTCACCGGATAACGTTGGACCCGATGCTCCAGTTGAAGTCTGGGCAGTTGCCGCCAATGGTGAAGCTCTCTACCGCCGTGGAGTCTCTGAGTCTTGTCCCATGGGAGTGTCTTGGGAACACATACCCAGTGATCAAGCTCTCACTGGAATATCTTGCGGTCCTCTGGGCCAAGTCTGGGCCGTTGGTAAAAATGGATCTTCTTACTGGAGGTTCGGAATCACGAACTCAAAGCCAATTGGCGAAGTCTGGACCAACGTTGAACCCCCATCCGGAGCTCAATTGAAGCAAATCTCCGTTGGAAAAAATGTCGTCTGGGCTCTAGACACCGCGGGGAGACTTTCAGTTCGTCGTGAAATTCAGCCGAAAGTTTTCCCTGAAGGAACTCACTGGCAAACGTTGCCCGCGATGCCAAATGACCCGATTCACATCGACCTTTCTGTCGTCGCTGCCAAACAAGGATTCCGTCACGTGTCTGTTTGTCGAGAGTCCGGCAAAGTCTGGGCTATTTCAGGCGCTGGTATCGTCTGCCGTAGGATTGGAGTCACCAGTGAAAATCCGGCAGGAACTGGATGGACAACAGGCATTGGG GCCAATTGGCAGCACATAAGTCTCGGAGGTTTTACAGGcggtaagaaaaattaa
- the LOC103572128 gene encoding uncharacterized protein LOC103572128 yields the protein MASLTNFRLKLNLSKFYTDARKLSFIYVDTSAISNVLQLHSKIANTFGIVESFYLITENNIFLPFVEDIRVIQLNDVITVIPGRPGLSIDAPTPNGTVTPPSKVEPSKPESQHQSEESDNTEVEVFVDPISEKDVDTDIKNVNSPSTVPKKKRKRVRPRHKKNKNIEKEEVEAKIYQQNGFSATNGISINNEKLTPKHLKFNSDDENLQVTNDKQGNGIPARTKPTVRSNEAASLSTLLSLKNNPVPVTYSSKRVRSNSEISHTSNVSRMSQSRGPGKNNIKMETAASPVPTLPENLSNGSSDIDFSKVNPLDYPVVPGVSFEIGDVVAFRTLKIGEDYSPTVSGYIIAKVCARDHNSDDYIFKIIDGHEQIKTPEGKFTLPSDNNGDESKVEVDNELINLNSVHLVEPRLIHRTK from the exons ATGGCGAGTTTAACAAACTTTCggcttaaattaaatttatcgaaattttacACCGATGCCAGGAAATTGAGTTTCATTTACGTTGACACGTCAGCAATAAGTAATGTCTTGCAACTGCACTCTAAAATTGCAAATACTTTTGGAATTGTTGAGTCCTTTTATCTCATTACggagaataatattttcttaccTTTTGTCGAGGATATTAGAGTTATTCAGCTGAATGATGTTATCAC AGTTATCCCTGGACGTCCTGGATTGTCAATTGATGCTCCAACACCAAATGGAACAGTGACTCCTCCCAGCAAAGTTGAACCCTCaa aaccCGAATCACAGCATCAGTCAGAAGAATCCGACAATACTGAAGTCGAAGTTTTTGTTGATCCAATATCAGAAAAAGATGTCGATACTGACATTAAAAATGTCAACTCCCCAAGTACAGTTCCAAAGAAAAAGCGTAAGAGAGTACGACctcgtcataaaaaaaataaaaatattgaaaaagaaGAAGTGGAAGCTAAAATTTATCAGCAAAATGGATTTTCTGCAACAAATGGCATTAGtataaacaatgaaaaattaacaccgaagcatttaaaatttaattcagacGATGAAAATCTTCAAGTGACGAATGACAAGCAAGGAAATGGAATTCCTGCTCGTACAAAACCAACTGTTCGTTCTAATGAAGCTGCATCTTTGTCGACTTTgctgagtttaaaaaataatcccgTTCCCGTTACCTACTCCAGCAAAAGAGTGAGATCTAATTCTGAAATTTCTCATACGTCAAATGTCTCACGTATGTCTCAATCTCGAGGgcccggaaaaaataatattaaaatggaGACTGCAGCATCTCCAGTACCCACTTTACCTGAAAATCTAAGCAATGGATCATCAgatattgatttttcaaaagtaaatCCACTCGACTATCCCGTCGTTCCTGGCGTGAGTTTTGAAATTGGTGATGTCGTTGCATTCCGC ACTTTGAAAATTGGAGAAGATTATTCTCCAACAGTCTCTGGGTATATTATCGCCAAAGTTTGCGCCCGAGATCATAATTCCGATGactacatttttaaaataatcg atGGACatgaacaaataaaaactCCAGAAGGTAAATTTACGCTACCGTCCGACAATAATGGTGACGAAAGTAAAGTTGAAGTTGATAACGagctgataaatttaaattctgttCATTTGGTTGAGCCACGATTAATTCATCGTaccaagtga